Sequence from the Phragmites australis chromosome 6, lpPhrAust1.1, whole genome shotgun sequence genome:
TTAAACTCCTCCGTTTTTGCTGCACTTGTGCATGAGACTGCTAGTACTTCTTGGCCGATGCATATATCGACCCAGCAAAGAACTAGTATTGATGCATCCACTGCATTTTAGAACGTAGCATGCGTCTCGGCAGCGCCATTCATGATTAGGGTGTGTTTAGTTTCTGGAATATAGTTTTGTAGAGGTGTATCGTATAAATAAATTGAGGAAAAATATATTATgcagagtcatatttgttgaaaaaaatagtatttGATTGATTGTATCTTTCTGTATAGACTAAGCTGAGTTTCTATTTAGTTGATTGAATCTGAGATTGTAGAAGCGAATGTAAGAATTAATATTATGATTAGTTACTCgtatgaaaattattttttaacacTGATAAATGAGTCTACTTGTATGAGTGGATTCATAGCATATATTCGTGGGAGCAAGCTGCGGAGTGAAGCTAAAGTTTCACTTTCTGTATATTTATATCCGTCGAGTAAAACTGAAACAATAAATTCAAGTAATTAAATATACTTCTCACTAAGATTATACACATATACTAAACTAGATTAGGAAAGATTTgaataaccaaacatattcttattatatgttTTGTAAGTACGGATGTGCCTGCATGGATTTGTGCCGTAGGTTTTGTCCCAGAACATGGTGGTGCATTAACAAGGTGTGTTCAAAGCCAAATCTAGCTAGTGTTATTAGGATGGGTCATTACGCGGCACTTCTAGATTGTGTGTAATGATTTCTTTAATCTTTACTTGTAATGCATTGTTAATACCAGTCCGTTATTTGATAAAGTTTCGTCGCAAATTACGCCTAACTTACTTGTAATGCATTGTTAATACCAGTCCGTTATTTGATAAAGTTTCCTCGCAAATTACACCCAACTTACTTGGCACACCCTATGTCCCTGCGTGCGTGCCACTCTTTATTAGTAACGTGCTTCCATCCacaatttatttttctaaagcgTGCTTCCATCCACAATTCAACCGTGTATGAACTATGAGTGATACAACATGAACAAGGACGTGGATAAGTCGATTGCAAAACGCGCGACCCCGCCTTGGGCATCCTTGCCTTActagatttgcaattttttaaaataaacatatatatttgtagttttttaattttaaaaaataaaaaataaacataatcACTAACAAACTAGTATAACCAAGCTCCTTAGCCCATATCAAGACAAAATATCCCCACATCAACTAGTTTTTTGAGAATCGAGGATGCACCCTGTTGTTGGAACCGAAGTCCCAAGCAAAAAAAACCTTCGCTCTAAGGGAAAGCCGAAGATTTCTGAGTGTGACATATATTTAGAGGTAAATAATCTCAATTGATTCCTCTCCCATCTCGGGTATAatatgaccctatttatagcccgtactcaaccactccatgcTAGGATTTACAATTTCAcccctcacctgctacattctcagcatattcgggggtattatGATACAATCAagtatatttacataattacaactctgccctATGCAGTTAAGTGGATCTCGACGTCCATTTGTGGTCTTCGGCCAATCTCATGGCTGCGCTGAAGGCTCCTCCTTAACTTCCAGCCGAAGGTTTACCATGAGCTTCGCTCCTGCCTTTCGGCGCCATGAGTCGATCTTCGGCCTCCGACCAAAGATACGCTAGTACCTTCGCACCCTTCGGTCAGCGAAATTGCCGGTCGACCTTCGGCTGCCGACCGAAGGCCTGTCGATGCCTTCGCTGACGCGGCTGGCAGGAACCGCGGACGTGCCTCCGAGCTTCGACCAAAGGCCCGTCCTGGCTTTCGCCCGCACGGATGAAGGATATGGGCCAACCTTCGAGCTTCGACCGAAGGTACGCCATGATCTTCACTTGTATTTTCTGAAACATCCCTGCAACACCTATGAGTGTTTAGCCATATGTAAATTTCGACTTGCCATACGAAGAGGGGCGGGAGATCATTCCTAACACATGGCATGCCATCAAGCAAATCTACTGACCGTGGATGGTCCAAATAACTGTGCACCTGCAGATATAAAGTGGGTACTCAATATGTAATTTAGATCactatttaattattttttctttaatttaattAAGTAGTGAATCTTTAATTCAtctttttaaattcaaatcaattcaatgattaaaaaatacaaaatttgcaTCCTTAACTGTGTGCCGCTCCGCCGAGACGGGGCGGAAAGCCCAAGCAGCGGACTTGGTGCCGCCCTCCAAGTCCAAAGGCTGGAGGAAAGTTGTCCCGATCATCCGCGCTTCGCCCGACCGGCACGGCAGAAATGCGACGAAACGAACAGACCGCGCGGCTCGGCGGACGCGGAGCGGGGAACCGCCGAATCGAGAGGCAACAAGCCGAGTAGCCGACAGAAAGTCGCGGGCTCGGGGACTCCGCGACCTCGTGGCGCCGGACTGCAACCGATGGCTCTGCCGATTGTGACGTGCATCCGTCTTGGCTTCAGGCTCTGCAAATCGTGGCGCGGCACCATACGTAGCCATCGATCCAAAAGCCAAAAGAGTCTTTCAGGGACGAGACGACCCGCCAGGCCGCCACAAATCGGGCTGGAGAGACTTCCTCATGGAGCCTGCCTGTCGCTTTGGCGCTTTATTTGCTCATCTTTACGAGTCTTTACCCAATAATTTCTAGGGATCATACAACCATCCATTCTCTCCACTTTACCAAAAGAAGTTGCCGTGACATGCATGCCTGTGGGGTAAAAGTTGCCGTGACATGGTTAGATTTGAACGGCAGGATGAGCAAAGCGCCGGGCCCAAATTCCAGCTTAGATCCTTCGCGTAATCATTTCGGCCGGCATGCATGCTTGTTTCGTCTAGCTATCTCCATCTACAACTGCAAGTTTGAACCGTTGCATCAAATTGCACAGTGCTACGTGCCGGCGTTCTTTGGAAAGCTGATGGCTACCTCAACACTGTCGTCTGCAGAAACGTATTCAGGTTCAGTTTTCACCACGGGCGTCAGTCAATCGATGAATGGTAGTACGAATTTTCACCACTTTTACAGTGAAAGTAACTCATCGAATTCAGCACATTTTACCTTACACGTACCCTACGCTGTCGATGACCAGTGACCAAGGACGGCGAGCGATCCACGTTCGCGGTGCTGCATGCGTCTGAGCCTTTGATTTCAAAGCGGCGCGCGTGCAGTTTACTCTCTTGCAGTCTCAccctgcagcagcagctgaaGCTGGTGGCTGGCTGGCGCAGAATGTTGAGCTGCAAGCAATAAAGATCGGCACCGGAAAGGAAACCAAAGCTGGTACCATTGTGCCCCCCTCCTCGCTGTAAAGAGCAGCAGCTAGCCCCTCCTGCGTAATGGTCCTCCGATCCAGTGAAACTGCACAGTGCCGAGGAGGATGCAGATGGGCCAATGATTGTGAGGTTGCCAATGGTGAAGAACAGTAGCAGATCTTCAGGCTTTAGGCGTGTATGCAGTGGGTGGGCGCCCTTTAAATTCTCGCTGTAGTTTTAGCTCGCACCAGAGTTGACTTGGGGGAGACAAGAATTGACAAGTTCGAATTTAATTTGTTTGCACACACAGGTTTACTTACTGATCTGAATTGCCAGTTCTTTCCAAATAGAAGTGCTTGTGAattttaacacacatacttacTGCTAGCTTGTTATGCCAATGCATTTTGTTTATCTTTTCGAATCATGGAAAGACATAGTACTAGGTGCTAAGTAGAAAACTTAATGCAGCAGTGGTAAGTGGAGACGGTGAGAACTAGAGACATATTAGGCCGTTAGCCGCACTGTTCTTTCGGCTAGTGTAGTGCACATGCCTTGCCACTCGCAAGGCTTCACTGCGCACACGGAAAGTCGCGCGTTCTACTGCTCATGCAAAAGCTTTGCAAGGTGAAGGTTGCCAATAATTTCATGCTATCTACTACCAGGTCTACATTGTTGTGAAGCAGTAGAATTGCTCCACATCATCTCTGTTAATTCCTCTCTTATGCATGCCTCTTATCCTCAGGAAACCATTTGCCTCGCCTCGGGATTTGCGAGTTACGGCTCCTAGATCAGTTGTTATATTGTCTCTAGCACCACAAAAAGTGCATTTACAGGGAGGTAATCTTTTTTAGCTACTATGAAAGTGACAAAGCATACGAGTCACTAACGGAGCACACACTTGGGGACAATTCACTTGGAACATAGCAAGTACATGAATCATCAGCATTAGCATCAACACAGGGCGCAAGAACACCTTTCGTAGCCGCGCTACCGCCATCCCTTCTTCACATAGGACGGACACTACACAATAGGACGGCCTCCAACCCAACCCCTGCATGGCGTGTCAACCAATCGTTCACAGAGTGGGTATAGGCCACGGTAAAATATATGCCCAATGTCACAAAAGGACAAGTAAAAAAACGAAGTTTTCctcaagatggaatgggcagcGCCCCAGAAGTTCAGGTGCGTTTGTTTGCAAGGCAAGATGGATAGATTTTGGTTATCTATGTTTTCAGGATGTAGCTATTTAAGTTGTCTATTTAGGTAGGTGGATGTAAGATCTAATTTTGTGTTTGATTGGAGGGATGAGAGCGGATGAAATGAtaataattaactaaattatatctcttaaTTTCATATAATAATAGTTAATCATGCACTAATCAACACGTATTAACACTTATCAATACTAATATTGTCATAGTAaatactaattaacaataaaatatgctaattGCCACTAATCGTATTCTAATTGACACACCAATAGTACACTAATGAGCATACTACCACTTATCAGCCATAATCTCATAATAATAAATACTAATGAGCAATACAACATGTCAATTATtactaattattattttattaatgatCGTGGTTAAACAAGATGTATAGCCTCGTCCAGTCAGAAATACTGACTCAATCTAACCGGCATCTCTAAGAATATTTCTTTGAATGATCATATCCATCCACCCCACGATCAAATACCTTAAAAATATGGATGGCCATCCAGTCTCATCGTACCAAACAAATACTCCCAAATACTCCCTTAGAGATAGAGCGGTTGTCATTCTTGCAGTGTGCACAAAGGTAGATACATATGGTCATATGGAGTTGCGAGTAGCAGCAACTACTCCACTGTCACCATTCTTAGCTGCTCCCAAGGAGTGGCAATGGCAATTCTCTTTTCCTCTTTTGCATTGACGGTTCACAGAAAGAAAGAATGGCCAAGTAAAGACGTGAAGTACTAGCATTCCACTGAAAAAGAGGTCACGCCCAACTTCTCTCTAAACTCACGGGTTTACACAAAAAAAGTCGTATCAGCTTACGGATACATGTCAGGTTTAAGTACTCTTTGGTGGCCTTTCATGACTCCCTTTAGGGAGATCATTTCTGGTCCAGGTCAGTTTGATCTCACTTTTGGACCATGCATGCTTTATCGATCAATCTGTATCTCTCGATGCAAAGATACATCGGGAGATGTTTGGATGAGGACTTCTTCTTCTGGGGATTTTAGGAACTTCAGAGTAGCTCTTCGCTTATTTTTCCTTCTATTTATATGACAGGCAAGCAATGTTAGTATTGATACAGAATACACAGAGCAGTTCAGAGTACACAAGTTAGTTCAGATTCAGAATActagttcttttttatttccgTGTATTAAAAAATTGACAAATTTTTGAAATTAACCACGTACATAGAGTCATGAAGATGAACTCTTTGTCATCACTACAAGGATTCTTATTTGTCATCTCTATATTTACAAAGCAATGATGGCCTGGCCACTTGTTACTACTGTCTCTATGATCCGAGCAATCTCTCAAACACTGACACTGTTGTGCAGTGCTTTGGTCATTATTGGTGATACACTGATTCGTGAAGCCAAGCCCCACACTCTGAGGTACGAGCTGGTGCAACAAGTACATGGTGCTATGATAAGCTCGCAGTTCTTCAAAGGTGGCAGCAAGCCAGCAACGGCGGAGCGCAGCTTATCCTGCAGTGAAAAGGAGATAATTCAGGAAACGAAATATTTTTTACCTCGTCCAAAGACTTTCATGAAAGAATGCTAAAGCTACTGGGTGCTGTCCCTCTGCTGCGGCACAAGGATACGAACAAAACATCAACAAGCAAGTACTCCACTAGCAAGTAGCAACTTTCCTTTTACCACCTTCCCAAAAAATTTACCATCCTTGCTcccaaatgaaaaaaaaaattaccatcaTCACAGTTCATACTAATTTTCTACTAaaaatgtttcatgacaagtAGTTTTTTTGCAACGAAATTTCATGGTAAGTAGTAACCAGTAACGTAGGAAAAACAGGATGTGTCTCCTCAGACCTCAGCTACACATCATTAATACGATtgtcatacatatatatgaacaAATGGATATTTCTTTGAGTGGTCTCTCAGTGAAACTAATATACAAATATTCGAATAATTTGCACATTTCATGCTTTTGTAACGTTCTCCGATGATGatggaaaggaaaaggaaataagGCAATGGATCAAACATAACGAATCACGAGAAAGGGCCAAGTGACAAACCCCAGCAACCGCAACTTTTCCCCTTTGCTCTTTTGTTGTTCCGCTCCTccttttataatttatttagcAGTTATTTTCCCATTGACGGGTGCTCTCCTCCTATGCGAAGGAAATAGAAAGACCTTTGCTCATTGAAAATACAACTATGTATGGCTTTGTATATGCACAGCTATCTTAGCTTTCAATTTTAGTCATATGATatccatttatttatttattatttatatattttttcatttatcTCTTCGATACGAATCTGAAAGCAAATCAAGTCATGCTTCCACCTGCACAAGTGGAAATTTCCTTTTACCATTTCCATCCACCCAATTTGACACAGCTTTTGTTGCTCCGCCAAAAGGGCCTCCTATTTAAGAGGGCTGGAGGGCACCCACTGCCAACCCCATGACAAGCCATATCACTCGGCTCAGTCGAGAGCAACACGCCATGGCCCTAGACAACTACTCCTACGACTGTTGCGTGTTCCCTCCTCTGGATTGGGAGTGGGAGCTGCAAACCCTCGGAGGAACCGGAgatgccctcgccgccgctcaaGAAGCCATCTTCCCGGCGACGCGTAAGTGTCTAAGACACGCATGCATGCTCTTCTTTGAGCTAGGGCATAGTGAGAAGACAGCAGCGTGCCGGTGTGGCTAAGCTCGTGGCATTGCACTGCAGCAGGTGTGGAGTCGCCGGTCTCGTCGGAGGCTTCCAGTGGCTACCTGCAAGACGCCGTCGCCTACTGGGGCGACCGTTGCAATAAGCGGCAGCGGATGGGAGCCACGGCGCCTCCGTCTCGACGTCCGGCGGCGGTGAGCGAGGACCTGCAGTGCCTTCTTGATGTAAGTCGTACGTAGCAGGAGATAGATGACTATCTAGTTCGGTGCTTAGATTAGTACCTTGAATACTGGAAGAAACTTTGATAGCATCTCATAGAGCAGCTACGTGTGTAGGCTGTTGTTCTTTGTTCCCAAAAGTTTCCTAGTTTTCGAGTGGTCTACTCTCAGTGTTAAATCGGCACACCAAATCCAAATGAAGCGGAAAGGTGTAACTTCGCCGTCGCACTAAACATACGTACAAAAGAGTTGTTCTATCATGTCTCGTCGCACAGAGCACGCAGTGCTATTGTCTTCTTCTTTTCTAACTTGTAGCGTTGTGGCTTGTCCTGTTGCTCTCGGCTTGCAGAGCTTTTGGGTTTCTAGCGCCGAGCAGGGAGATCTCTCCCATGATTTGAATACCAAGACGAACCCGGAGATGAGCTGCAGTATTGTCTCAGGTGATTGGACACGTCCTTTTCAATTGCCACATTACTTACTTAGTTACTTGCTTAACACTGGATTACTCTTTGTTTAACTAGTAATTGCTCGTTACTCCAATACTAGTAGCGTAGAGAAAGCAGACAATGCAAGCATGCAACAACAGCTAGAAACAAAATAGTGGTTACTAGTACTTGCCCTTGGCAGTTCTGAGACTGATAGCCCATTAGTCACTGGACGACTACTGACAGCACTCTGTTCCAAGATTAAATGCTAGCCGAGATGTTAAGCACTAGTCCTAGTACCATTTCCATATAAATAGTTGAACGTAACACTCAGTTTAATGCGTGGACGTGCAGAGGAGGACGGGGCAGGTGCATCGGGCAGGGAGGAGCAGGGGCAGCTGCGGCAGGAGCAGGACGAGCAGAGGGGTCCGAGCAAGGCAAAGGCAGCACAGGTGTCAGCGGCGCAGGGCGGAGAAGAGGCAGCCGCAGTAGTCCCCCCTCCTCGCTTCTCCACCACCGTGCGAGCCGCTGCTCCCCTGCGCCTGCAAAAGGCCACTGCTGGCGCGCCCCACGCGGCAGCGCGTCGCGGCGATCGATCCCCGCCCGTCGACCGGTGCGAGCCCTCTCGTGCGGGTGCGGCCGCCACGACGGCGCCCGGCTCTTCTTGTCCCTCCTCGCCGCTGGCAGGCGGGTGGCTGACCGGTGAGCAACCATTTACTCGCGCGCGCATGTGTGCGCTGAGGCACTGGCAGAGGCTGGTGTGAGGAGTACAGGCTACAGAGCAGTGGTTGCAGTTGCAGTTGCAGCAAGCCAGCGATATTTTGAACGCATTAGTATTTGGCCAAGCTTACTGCTTATGAGCAGGCTTTGGCTTATAGTAGCTTTGTCGTTCGGCATTCACTTCAGCTTACAAGTCCTGAAGCAATTTATGGAATTCTGTTTGAGGGTGTCAACATGTTTTGGGATCTCTTGCAGGGGAGAAGAGAGGCGCCGGAGTGCTGTACCCCTTTGCTGTTGTCAAGCCGCTGGGGTTAGACGACGGCAGAATGACGACGCTAAGCGACGTCAACCAGAGGATCCTGAAGAGACCGGCCAGGCCAGTCCGGCACCCTGTTGGCGCGTTTGCGTGCGGCCCCGCCGTGTCGGCACGCGGCCTAGGCCTGTCCGGCAAGGCAGTAATTAGCCTTACGAGGATCAGAACGGGAGGAAAGGGCGCCATAACCATCGTCAGAACAAGAGGCTGAAGGGATCAACTGTTCTTTACCTTTTCAGGAAGATGAACAAGACAGACCCGATGGTCTTGGGAGGGTAGAAGCTACCCTTGTAAATACAACCTAGGGTTTAAATGCATATGCTGCTTATATAATCCATATCTATATTAACAAGTTTAATTCCCTCTGGTTACATGCACATAGGCAGCAGCCTAGGTAAATGACAGGTGCTCAATTTGAACTTCAACGGCTTGCCCCGAAGTATCATATATCTGGACGGCTGCATCACCGGGTAGGCGTCTCACTATATTGATCTATCCATTGTGCCAAGCATGCACGAACCGTGTAAGACAcatcatgattcatgaaacGAACAAGCGCATACACAGGATAAGACATCACCAACAGGCAACACAGGATAAGAGACAGGTTACCCACGCTCCGATGCAGGCCGAACAGTACCAGATCATGAACTAGGCACGCACAAC
This genomic interval carries:
- the LOC133920785 gene encoding uncharacterized protein LOC133920785 encodes the protein MALDNYSYDCCVFPPLDWEWELQTLGGTGDALAAAQEAIFPATPGVESPVSSEASSGYLQDAVAYWGDRCNKRQRMGATAPPSRRPAAVSEDLQCLLDSFWVSSAEQGDLSHDLNTKTNPEMSCSIVSEEDGAGASGREEQGQLRQEQDEQRGPSKAKAAQVSAAQGGEEAAAVVPPPRFSTTVRAAAPLRLQKATAGAPHAAARRGDRSPPVDRCEPSRAGAAATTAPGSSCPSSPLAGGWLTGEKRGAGVLYPFAVVKPLGLDDGRMTTLSDVNQRILKRPARPVRHPVGAFACGPAVSARGLGLSGKAVISLTRIRTGGKGAITIVRTRG